The nucleotide sequence TCTGGATGTCGCATGGGGATCGGATCGAACGGATGCCGCCGGGATTCCGATCGATCGCGCATACCGGTAACTCTCCCGTTGCGGCGATGAAGCGGGACGATGCCGAGCGGCGGATCTATTGTTTACAGTTCCATCCTGAAGTGGCGCACACGCCGGAGGGGACGAAGATTCTCCGCAACTTCGTGTATGAGATCTGTGGCTGCAAACCAACTTGGACCATGCAGTCCTATGTCGACACGGCGGTCAAGCAGATTCGTGAACAGGTCGGCAAAGAGCGAGTCATCTGTGCGTTGAGCGGAGGGGTGGATTCTTCTGTCGCAGCAGCGCTGACGCATCGGGCGATCGGGGATCAGCTTACCTGTATTTTTGTTGATAACGGTGTCCTGCGGGCTGGCGAACGGGAACAAGTGCAGAAGACCTTTGCCTCGCAGCTGCATTTGAATCTCCGCGTGCTTGATGGGACGAAGCCATTTCTGGCTGCACTGAAGAATGTGACGGATCCTGAACGAAAGCGAAAGATCATCGGCCGGCAGTTCATCAAGATGTTTGAGGTGGAATCCAAGAAATTGAAAGGCAGCAAGTATCTTGTTCAGGGGACGCTCTACCCGGACGTCATCGAGAGCGTGAGCTTCAAGGGGCCTTCCGCTACGATTAAAACCCACCATAACGTCGGTGGATTGCCGGCGCGTATGAAGCTCAAGCTGATTGAACCGCTACGAGAGCTCTTCAAAGATGAGGTGCGGGTGCTGGGAACAGAACTGGGATTGCCCGACGACATCGTCTGGAGGCAGCCGTTCCCAGGACCGGGATTGGCCATTCGTGTGTTGGGTGCGGTGACGCCGGAACGGTTGGCAATTCTTCGCGGGGCGGAAGCCATCGTCGATGAGGAAATTCGGAGCGCGGGACTCTACCGTGAAATCTGGCAGGCTTTTGCCGTGCTGTTGCCGATTCGCACGGTGGGAGTGATGGGCGATCAGCGGACGTATGAGCACGTCGTTGCGATTCGCGCGGTGACCAGCGTCGATGGGATGACGGCCGATTGGGCGAAGATTCCCAACGAGGTACTCGGTCGCATGTCGAACCGGATCATCAACGAAGTGAAGGGTGTGAATCGGGTGGTCTACGACATCAGCTCGAAACCGCCGAGTACGATTGAATGGGAGTAGGAGGAGAGGCAACGTGCGGCCAGGTGGCTTCTGTGCTCGGCGCATGCGCGCAGTAGAACCCACATTGGTCACCCGTCGCTAGGAGTTATGGAAATAAGATTGCAGAAGCTCATCGCCAGTACTGGGCTGTCGTCTCGCCGGAAGGCGGAGATGATGATCGCCAGCGGCCGCGTGACGGTCAACGGCAAGGTCGTGACCGAACTTGGAACGAAGGTCGATGCCGGGCGCGACCACGTGAAGGTCGATGGCAAACACCTGACTTCCGCACAACCGTTTGTGTATCTGGTGTTGAACAAACCGAAGAACGTGATGTCCACTTTAGATGATCCGGGCGGGCGCCCAACCGTGAAGGATTTTTTGCACGGTGTGCTGGTGCGAGTGTTTCCAGTCGGACGATTGGATTTTGATAGCGAAGGGTTGATGTTATTGACGAATCATGGTGAGCTGGCCCAGGCCCTGTTACATCCGCGATACCATGTTCCCAAAACCTATCTGATCAAGGTGAAGGGCGTGTTGGGGGACGAGGAGATCAGACAGTTGGAGCAGGGGGTGAGGCTCGAAGATGGCATGACCGGTCCCGCCTATGTGAAGAAGGTGAAGAAGGCGGAGCAGAACTCTTGGCTAGAGGTCACCATCCGAGAAGGGCGGAAACATCAAGTCAAACGGATGTTGGAGTCAGTCGGACATCCCGTGCTGAAATTACAGCGAATACGGATGGGGCCCTTGTCCTTGGGTGGGCTTGCCCCAGGTGAATTTCGATTCTTGAGCGATCGGGAAGCAAACGCACTGCGAGAGCTCGTAGAAGAACGGAAAGATGCGGTTGAGCGGGGAGAAGAGCCGACGCCAAAATCGAAGCGCCCAGTTCGGCAAGCGGGATGGGCCAAGCCGGCGCGAGCGAAACAATTTTCTTCGAAGAAAGTCAGGGGGGCATGAAGATTCGTACGCATCGCTGTGGAGAGTTGAAGAAGGCCCAGGTGGGCCAGACCGTAGTCTTGAACGGCTGGGTACAGCGCCGACGAGACCATGGCATGGTCATCTTTATCGATCTGCGGGATCGCACGGGGATTACGCAGGTGGTCTTCAATGCTGAACGCAATCTTCAGTGTCATCAAGCGGCTCACTCGCTCCGCAGTGAATGTGTTGTCTCCGTGACCGGGCAGGTCATGGCGCGACCGGATGAGTCGAAAAACCCTGATCTCTCGACCGGTGACATCGAAGTCTTTGTCGACGAGGTGGAGATTCTCAACGAAGCCAAGACGCCGCCCTTCTTAATCGAAGACGATGCGGATGTCACGGAGTCCATCCGACTGAAGTATCGGTTCTTGGATCTTCGTCGCCCCAGGATGCAGCAGTTGTTGAGTCTTCGGCACGGTATTACGCAAGCCACCAGAGAATTTGTGAATGCCGAAGGCTTTTTGGAGGTCGAGACGCCGATTCTGACCAAAAGCACGCCGGAGGGGGCTCGTGATTATCTCGTGCCGAGCCGGGTGAATGCGGGGCAGTTCTTTGCGTTGCCGCAGTCACCGCAACTATTCAAACAGGTGCTGATGGTGAGCGGCGTCGATCGCTACTATCAAATCGCGCGCTGTTTCCGAGACGAAGACCTCCGCAATGATCGGCAGCCGGAGTTTACGCAGATCGATTTGGAAATGTCGTTTGTCGATCGTGAACAGATCATGAGCCTGATGGAGCGGATGATCGTCACGATTTTTCGCAACGTCGGAGGAGTGCAGTTGCCGACGCCATTTCCTAGGATGACCTATGCGGAGGCGATGGGCCGCTATGGGTCTG is from Candidatus Nitrospira nitrosa and encodes:
- the guaA gene encoding glutamine-hydrolyzing GMP synthase, with the protein product MELWHDRILVLDFGSQYTQLIARRIREAQVYSQIFPCTASLATILAYRPKGIVLSGGPSSVYEKKAPIIAKELFDQNIPILGICYGMQLVTHLSGGEVAKSTHREYGRAELMIDDASDLFQGVGSKKLTTVWMSHGDRIERMPPGFRSIAHTGNSPVAAMKRDDAERRIYCLQFHPEVAHTPEGTKILRNFVYEICGCKPTWTMQSYVDTAVKQIREQVGKERVICALSGGVDSSVAAALTHRAIGDQLTCIFVDNGVLRAGEREQVQKTFASQLHLNLRVLDGTKPFLAALKNVTDPERKRKIIGRQFIKMFEVESKKLKGSKYLVQGTLYPDVIESVSFKGPSATIKTHHNVGGLPARMKLKLIEPLRELFKDEVRVLGTELGLPDDIVWRQPFPGPGLAIRVLGAVTPERLAILRGAEAIVDEEIRSAGLYREIWQAFAVLLPIRTVGVMGDQRTYEHVVAIRAVTSVDGMTADWAKIPNEVLGRMSNRIINEVKGVNRVVYDISSKPPSTIEWE
- a CDS encoding pseudouridine synthase, which translates into the protein MEIRLQKLIASTGLSSRRKAEMMIASGRVTVNGKVVTELGTKVDAGRDHVKVDGKHLTSAQPFVYLVLNKPKNVMSTLDDPGGRPTVKDFLHGVLVRVFPVGRLDFDSEGLMLLTNHGELAQALLHPRYHVPKTYLIKVKGVLGDEEIRQLEQGVRLEDGMTGPAYVKKVKKAEQNSWLEVTIREGRKHQVKRMLESVGHPVLKLQRIRMGPLSLGGLAPGEFRFLSDREANALRELVEERKDAVERGEEPTPKSKRPVRQAGWAKPARAKQFSSKKVRGA